In Xanthomonas fragariae, the genomic window GGTGGCGTATCGACAAAACGCAGCGCGGTGCTGCCCCAGGCAGCCAGTTCCAGCGCCAGGCCGGCCAATTCCACCTGGGTGATTTCGGCACGTCGCTGCGGTTCCAGCCGCTGCGATTGCGGCCATAGCCGGTAGGCCCAGCCGCTGGCCATCCGTCCGGCGCGGCCGGCGCGCTGGTCGGCCGAGGCTTGCGCAATGGTGGTGACGTCCAGCCGCGAAAAACCGCTATTAGGGTCGTAATGCGGCTCGCGCGCCAGCCCGCTGTCGATGACTACGCGCACGCCGGGCAGGGTGACTGACGACTCGGCGACGTTGGTCGCCAGCACCACGCGGCGGCGCCCCTGCGGGTCGGGCTGCAGCACCTGGCTTTGCGCCTCGACCGACAGCTCGCCATGCAGCGGCAGCACCTGCACCTCCGAGTCCAGCACCTCGTGCAGCGCGCTGTGCACGCGCGCGATCTCGCGTTGGCCGGGCAGAAACACCAGAATATCGCCCGGATGCGTGGACAAGGCGTGTTCGATCGCGCGGCGCGCCTGCGGTTCCAGCGTTTCGTCGCGGCGTGCAGGAAAGTGCGCGACTTCCACCGGAAAACTGCGCCCGGCACTGCTCAAGCGCGGTGCGTCGAGGAAGCCGGCCAGCCGCTCGCCATCGAGCGTGGCCGACATCGCCACGATGCGCAGGTCCTCGCGCACCTGCGCCTGGACATCCAGCGCCAGCGCCAAACCGAGGTCGCCGGCCAGATGGCGTTCGTGGAATTCGTCGAACAGCAGCGCGCCAACACTCTCCAGCATCGGGTCGTCCTGGATCAGCCGGGTCAGGATGCCTTCGGTGACCACTTCTATCCGCGTACGTGCAGAGGTCTTGTTCTCGAAGCGAATGCGGTAGCCCACGGTCTCGCCGACCGGCTCGCCGAGCTGGCGTGCCATGAACACGGCCGCGCTGCGGGCTGCCACGCGGCGCGGCTCCAGCATCACAATTTTGCGGCCGGCCAGCCATGAGGCATCCAACAGTGCCAACGGCACCTGGGTGGTCTTGCCGGCGCCGGGCGGGGCTTCCAGCACCAGCCGCGAGTGGTTGGCCAGGGTCTGGCGGATCTGCGGCAGCAGCGCGGAGATGGGGAAGACAACGTCTGTCATGCGCAGCAAGGATACGGATCTGCTGCGGTGGGTGCGATGGACGACTTGCGGTGCTGCCGCATCCGCTGCCAGTCACCGCGGACTGCGGCCAGCGGCTGGGTGCGGCGTGATGGACGGCAAGCAGCGCGAAACAGTCCACGCCTCAGCGAAGCGGTTTTCCGACTTGCGTAATCGCAGCGCCAAAAAAGAAACCTCCACATCGCACTTGTCAGCGCGCACTGCCATCGTGCGTCGCCACCAAACCCACCAAAGACGCTATGAACGACTACGGCTCCTATCGCTACCTTCCTGCAGACGGTTGGTACGCCACGTATCCTCAACCCACCAATGCGCAGGAACCGTCCACCAATGCGCGGGAAGCGCGCGTCTTTCAACGTGTGGCGCTTTGGCGGGTGGCCCCGCATGGAACGATTGTGGGCTTGATCTCGGCACCCGACACCGCCGAGGCGGAGATCGAATCGCAGCTGCTCAGCGCCCCGCGCGGCCAAGGTGTCTATTACGTACACATCAATGATCTGACTGACGAAGATCGCGAACAGATCCGCTGCAAACGCTTCAGCTGATCGCAATCTGCAGCGCTTGCTGAGGGTTGCCGGGTCAGCGTGGTCCGACGACCAGGTCGATGCGGATGGCGCATCGTTCATCCGCACCGGCCAAAAGTCATGCGCTGAGGTGTGTCAACCCGCTTCGCGCATCCGTGCGGTCAGGCCTTTGAGGAAGGCGCGCAGCAGTTGGTCGCCGCAGGGGCGGAAGTTCTTGTGGCCGGGTTGGCGGAACAGCGCGGACAGTTCCGGCTTGGACAGCGGGAAGCCGGCGCTGGCGAAGATGGCGTGCATGTCCACGTCTTTCAGTTCGAAGGCCACGCGCAGTTTCTTCAGCACCAGGTTGTTGCCGACGCGGGTTTCCAGCGGGCGGACAGGCTGGCTTTCGTCGCGGCCGCGGAAGCGCAGCACCAGGCCGTCGAGAAAGCGCGCCAGCATTGCATCGGTGCACGGCTCGAAACCGGGCTCGTTTTCCTTCTTCAACCAGGTCTGTACCTGCGGCTTGTCGAGCGCGAACTCCGGGTCGGCCAGGTGGGTGATCTCCACCACCTTGTCGTCGCTGAGGTCGAGCATGTAGCGGATACTGCGCAGTACATCGTTGTGGATCATGACAATTTCGGTGTCCCGGCCTGTCGCCGGAAAGGCCGCATTCTACGGGGCCAAAGCAGAACGCGGCATGTGGCGAACCGAACCGGTGCGCACCTGACGCCGGTCAGGTGGCCGACAAGACGCAGCGGGCAGCCGTCAGGTGAATGCGGAGGGCGCGCAAGAGGGGCAGGTCGAGCGCGGCCAGCTCCGGTCCTGATTGGTAACGCTTTCAAAGCGCAGCGTGTCGCCAGCGGCGGGGCGGCCAGTGGCGGTACAGCACATGCGTGGATAGCGTGCTCATGCCACCGGCTGAGTCGGTGCGGCCATTGGCCGACGAACTCGGGTTGGTCGTAGGCCAGGTAGCTGTCGACGTAGCCGTCGACGATGGCCTGGCGGTCGTTCAGGAACGGCACTGGTTCCCACAGCAGCGCCAGCTGCCGCGGGCCGATGGTTTGCGGGTCAGCGTGGATGCGCCACAGCCAGTGCTGCGCCTGCGCCGCCCCACTCATGCAGCGGCCGCAGGGGCCGGCAGACGGAAGAACGCACGCGCCGCGGTGGTGCTGTTGGCCGCAGTCAGCGCAACGTCTTCGCCGCGATCGCGTGCGAGTTCGTCCACGATATGCGATAGAAACATCGGCTCGTTGCGGCGGTCCTTGGGCATCGGCTTGAGCGTACGCGGCAGCAGGTAAGGCGCGTCGGTTTCGATCATCAAGCGATTGGCCGGGATATTGCGTACCAGCTCGCGCAAATGCGCACCGCGGCGCTCGTCGCACAGCCAGCCGGTGATGCCGATGTAGTAATCGCGGTCCAGATAGTCGAACAGTTCTTCACGGGTGCCGGTGAAGCAGTGCACCACCGCCGGACCGAGGCGGCCCTCGAAGCTGCGCATGATCGACAGAAAATCGTCATGCGCCTCGCGTTGATGCAGGAACAATGGTTTGCCATTGTCGGCAGCCAGCTGCAGCTGGCGTTCGAAGGCCCTGTGCTGCGCCGGGCGCGGTGCGAAATCGCGGAAGTAATCCAGCCCGCATTCGCCCACCGCCACCACCTGCGGGTGCGCGTGCAGCGTGCGCATTTCGGTCTCGCATTCGGCGGTGAATTCCACCGCGTGGTGCGGGTGCACGCCAGCGGTAGCGTAGAGAAATCCGGGGTGTTGCTGGGCCAGTTTTAGTGCCGATGGCGAATGCTCGCGGCTAGCGCCGGTGATCACCAGTTGCGCAATGCCCGCATCGCGTGCGCGTTGCAGCACCGCATCGCGGTCGCGGTCGAAAGAGTCGTGGGTGAGGTTGGCGCCGATATCGATCAACTGCACGTTGCGGGTGTCGTGTGGGAAAGCTGGGTAAGTGTAACGAGCGGGGGGTATGCGCGCTCAGACATTCGCATATGGCAACTGCCAGCATCAGATAATTGGACAGGGGGTGGTAGCAGGCGAATACTGGCCGTCTCAGGTCTCGATATCGCGCCCATGTCTTCCCCTGATCGCCGCCCCGACACGTTGCCGGACACAACTGCCGTTGTCGAAATCGACGCGCCCGCGAGCGGGCGCATCCGGCTGGCGCTCTTCATGGCCGGTTTTGCCACCTTCTCGCTGTTGTACAGCGTGCAGCCGGTGCTGCCCGAGTTCGCGCGCGCCTTCGGCGTGGATGCGGCCACCGCTTCGTTGCCGTTGTCGCTGGCGACCGGTGCGCTGGCGTTGGCGATCTTCTGCGCTGGCGCGATGTCGGAAAACCTCGGCCGGCGCGGGTTGATGTTCGTGTCGATCGCACTCGCTGCGGTACTCAATCTCATCGCCGCGTTCCTGCCGCATTGGGGCGCGTTGGTGGCGGTGCGCACCTTGTCGGG contains:
- a CDS encoding DUF1456 family protein; translated protein: MIHNDVLRSIRYMLDLSDDKVVEITHLADPEFALDKPQVQTWLKKENEPGFEPCTDAMLARFLDGLVLRFRGRDESQPVRPLETRVGNNLVLKKLRVAFELKDVDMHAIFASAGFPLSKPELSALFRQPGHKNFRPCGDQLLRAFLKGLTARMREAG
- a CDS encoding TatD family hydrolase, producing MQLIDIGANLTHDSFDRDRDAVLQRARDAGIAQLVITGASREHSPSALKLAQQHPGFLYATAGVHPHHAVEFTAECETEMRTLHAHPQVVAVGECGLDYFRDFAPRPAQHRAFERQLQLAADNGKPLFLHQREAHDDFLSIMRSFEGRLGPAVVHCFTGTREELFDYLDRDYYIGITGWLCDERRGAHLRELVRNIPANRLMIETDAPYLLPRTLKPMPKDRRNEPMFLSHIVDELARDRGEDVALTAANSTTAARAFFRLPAPAAAA